The window aaatttaaatgagtCATTTGTTACATTAGTCGAAAACTACTAAGAAATTCGAAATCACCCAATGTTTGGGCTTTAAATATAAACTATCAATAAAGGACCAATTTATAGGTGTGACACATATTAGATAAGTGTGTAGGCACTGTCTGAAATGTGTAGACATTAATTGGGTAATATGTCTTATTACTTAAGCAATTAGTCTCCTATTGCTTGAAATATCATTGTCCCATGCCCAATTTATGTTTCCTGCGCCACAATAATGTCGGTTactaaacatgcattaacagtAATTAAACATCATTATCTTTAATTGTACCATCATTTGAAAGTTACAAGTAACATCAAACTGAAGCCATCTTGGCTCTTCTGACTTTTCTTAAGAAGGCATCCAACATtttcaacaataaataatagagtGAACTTCAAATCTGATTCGTGCTAATCAAAAAATCTGAAAAGATTCAGTATTTGATTTGGCTCAATACGATTATTAAAACTACTGAGTTTTTGCTCACACCATCAGTGGGTCATATTTTCTCGTTTACAAACCCAAAAGGGACCAACTTCTTTCTTTTCCGACCAACGTCTATCCGAACGAATCGTCGTTTATTTTCTAGTACAGGCTACAAAAAATTAATCGTCgtttatttttgacaaattcTCTTTTCAATAAAGTGatctcatttttcaatgatagtactttaattattttttttttctatttatctatctattttctactttattgttttaattaatatttactcCATCATTGCTCTATCATTTGAGGATTTCAAAAAGAAGATGAATCGCATTATATACTTTAGCAGACGATAccatattttactataaaaaataaagatgtggatttgattaattagttCGACTTTTTCCctatctaattaaataaaatggtaTGCCACAACTTTTTTGTGGGGATGAGAAAGGCAGATAGGAAACGCGTTACAGATAATAGTGTTACCAAATGCGTTTACTTAACAAATCTCTTGTCTTCCACTTAACTTTagcaaaattatttaattacaaaaaaatttgcataaaagaactaattaataaacaaaaataagttGTGTCCAACAACAAGAAGGTTGATCTGAACAACCCAATCATTATTTATCTGTATAAAAAATTGCGTAATTTATGCTAATCTAATCTAAGTCGaacaaattgataaaataatccaTTAGTTTGTTTGACTCGTTGTTTGTGCTTGacattaacaaaatttaaagatggccttaatataaaattatgtattaattaaagatGATTGGTAGATAGTTCCAAATGGTGCTGGCAAAAGTGAAGAATAGAAGTTTAAGTGCAGTAGTTTATTTCTTAATGTTGAATAAATTTAGGTTGAAAGCGACTTAATTTGTTGGCGATTTGtgctttaccattttttaactattttactTGGAATAGTTAGGAAAGATGTATTACTAGAAAAgttcaaatgaaaaatattgggATGGCCGTTATTCTGTATAGGGTTTCTTGGTCGGAtcttgaatatttataatttatgtttttttgtttagaactAGTTACTTTTATTGGCGGCTTGATAAGTTAATGCGTTGTCGTATGTTGTATCGTCGTTTGTTGTTTGTTCTTGTTCTGTTTAGACACTTTCGCTTACttaatgacttgaaattttctaATCGAAAAAATGATTCCTGTAAAGTTCATAATTTCGAGGGAGATTTTGTATAATAATCATCCTTTACTACTCGAGAAAAAAACAATCTTCTGAACAtatcaaatgaaaaaagtaaactacccattttcatttttttatgttacaaacactaaataaaaaattacagtagtaattaacaaattaacaatACATAAGCACTTTCAAATATAAGCCaaaaaacaatgaaatcaatatcaacatcaacacaaatataaaattaaacgtTCTGTTTAAAATCAGTgcataaaataacaataactAAAATGTACAATGTTtaatgttaattatttaatttttttaatggttaTGATGAATCTATATATCTTTATAATATTCATGATAGAGACATTGGAATCACtacaaaactaaaaaggaatgaAATTCTTTAACGTAATGcgacctttttttttattaatagcTAATACATTGGGTGAGTCggaatttgaaatattttgaactttgtTAATGTTATAGGAATTAATATGTATTTTACTTTGCAAAATGTCAAGCCTTATTTAGAAACAATATCTACTAATTTTCTATAGCTATTTTCCTTCTGGACTTTGTCACTTTTTGACTTTAAATAAACgcaaattatttacaaaaataaagaacaCACCTTagactttttttaaaaaaaaaaaaaaaaacaatacacCTTAgactttataaattttaaagccTTAATTGAAAATCATTATTACTTTCGTTTACattatcttttctctttaacatatgtgattttatttttcatcaacaatatttgaattgtttttcaCCTTagtatttttcttactttatcaactTTGTActtagtataaaatttgtattaaaataattgataatgaATGAAGAAGTAATAAAATGCAGTGTATCAGTTGGAGACTTGATTACATAAACAGATCAAGTGACAATGATACTTATCATTCAATTATACTTAGCCAACCTTTGTGGCCTCcctcaattattatttttaatatttctaatCATACATCCTTTCTCCCTAAGTCTACATCATATCAAATTCCACCACAAAATTTCCCATTTCCAACGTGGCTTTTCCCCAATTATTCACCATTTTTAGACTAATTCATGTAACATTTTAGTTTCTCTTTAaggaaattcatttttcaacttttgtaatttaaataaaaatgcaaagagCAATAGAGctacaaattcatcaattcaaTATCCACTTTGGgaaaaagaatgaagaatAACAGCAATTACAAATACTGAAAAACATTAGCACAAATATCCCATCGATTCGAGATTATGGGTTAATCTTGACCGTCAATTTTCACTCTCTTTCTTCAATGTATATAATCTACACCGCTAATCATCTccttattaaacaaaaaaggaaatttccgaaaataaaaaaggaaaaatatacaGCTATATACCATTATAATGTATGTTGCTGCGACCACACCCGATCCCACCCCTTCCCCGGCAAATTTCAGTTATTAATCAATCTCGCCGTCGCCGGCGCATTCAGCAGGCGTAGAATTCGACGAGTTCGTCGAGCGATTCCGGCTGAGGATCGGCATTCTCGAGCATCCAGAGGAGGTGCTCGAAGAGGACGACCTCGCAGCCGACGGTGATCATCGCGCCGTCGTCGGATCGCCGGTCGACGAGCTCGCGGAGGAGCGGATTCTCGAGGACGTCGGAGGTGATGAGGTAGCGCCGCCGCGATTTGCCGACGTAGACGGCGTGGAGGTCGGCGTttgcggcggcggcgatcgAGCACGATTCGTCGTCGTCGGAGGTGTTCGCGGCGGCGATCGAGCTGGCGCTGGCGCGGCCGAGCTTGAAGGACTGCATCTTCTTCAGGACGGACTTGATTTTGGTGAGCTTGCCTCCCTTCGCCATGGATGaatgcagagagagagagagagagagcgctGAGAATtgaatttgggggttttgaaGGGTTTGAGAAATGGGGAGGAAGCTTCGGTATATAAAGGGGAGAGGGGaaggagagaaagagaagaaatggGGCATTAAATGAGTAAACGGGTGGGGCCCGGATAGACAGGGTCGGACCCATGGTT is drawn from Salvia hispanica cultivar TCC Black 2014 chromosome 6, UniMelb_Shisp_WGS_1.0, whole genome shotgun sequence and contains these coding sequences:
- the LOC125196408 gene encoding auxin-responsive protein SAUR76, with the protein product MAKGGKLTKIKSVLKKMQSFKLGRASASSIAAANTSDDDESCSIAAAANADLHAVYVGKSRRRYLITSDVLENPLLRELVDRRSDDGAMITVGCEVVLFEHLLWMLENADPQPESLDELVEFYAC